One Pelagicoccus sp. SDUM812003 genomic window carries:
- the metG gene encoding methionine--tRNA ligase — protein MKSFYITTAIDYANGSPHLGHAYEKVLTDVVARFRRLKGEDVRFLTGLDEHGQKVQQSARQRGIEPIELCDEAAEKFQGLCKRLEISNDDFIRTTEERHKKVVRALLQDLYDRGEIYQAEYKGYYSSRAEQFLQEKDKVDGAWPEIYGEVTEITESNYFFKLSKYQDWLVDHLKNNEDFIFPRFRAKQVLEFLKEPINDLCISRPKERLEWGIPLPFDEQYVTYVWFDALVNYISAVGYGTPDFEKYWPVDYHVIGKDILLPPHAVYWPIMLKACGIELPKGLLVHGWWMTGGQKMSKSTGKVINPLDLMDEFGADAFRYFVTREMNVGQDSEFSDELFMSRYNSDLANDLGNLLNRVLTMTPRYCGETFPARTIEEAPEKELEAVWAETEEQVVTLYEEFQFHKALELTFNFIRSINRYAEQRSPWKLAKSDDEKDKQIVATSLSLMAEALRRAVGLIEPVMPETTKRVYSLLGYKTDAVWRERLKASDALTGCKVGERVILFPKPQREK, from the coding sequence ATGAAGTCTTTCTACATCACCACCGCTATCGATTACGCAAACGGTTCGCCGCACCTTGGCCATGCCTACGAGAAAGTGTTGACTGACGTCGTCGCTCGCTTCCGACGCCTCAAGGGGGAGGACGTGCGCTTTCTCACTGGCCTCGACGAGCATGGACAAAAGGTCCAGCAGTCGGCTCGCCAGCGCGGTATCGAGCCCATCGAGCTGTGCGACGAAGCGGCGGAGAAGTTTCAAGGGCTTTGCAAGCGCTTGGAGATTTCCAACGACGATTTCATCCGCACCACGGAAGAGCGTCACAAGAAGGTGGTGCGAGCTCTCTTGCAGGATCTCTACGACCGCGGTGAGATTTATCAGGCCGAGTACAAGGGCTACTACAGCTCCCGCGCCGAGCAATTCCTGCAGGAGAAGGACAAGGTGGACGGCGCGTGGCCGGAGATCTACGGAGAGGTCACGGAGATCACAGAAAGCAACTATTTCTTCAAGCTCAGCAAATACCAGGATTGGCTGGTCGATCATCTCAAGAACAACGAGGACTTCATCTTCCCGCGCTTCCGCGCCAAGCAGGTGCTGGAGTTTCTCAAGGAGCCGATCAACGATCTGTGCATCTCTCGGCCCAAGGAACGCTTGGAATGGGGCATCCCGCTCCCCTTCGACGAGCAGTACGTGACCTATGTCTGGTTCGACGCCCTCGTGAACTACATCAGCGCGGTGGGCTATGGGACGCCGGATTTCGAAAAGTATTGGCCAGTGGACTACCACGTCATCGGCAAGGACATTCTTCTGCCCCCGCACGCCGTCTATTGGCCCATCATGCTGAAAGCGTGCGGCATCGAGCTGCCCAAGGGGCTGCTGGTGCATGGCTGGTGGATGACTGGCGGTCAAAAGATGTCCAAGAGCACCGGTAAGGTGATCAACCCGCTGGATCTCATGGACGAGTTCGGCGCGGACGCCTTCCGCTACTTCGTCACCCGCGAAATGAATGTGGGGCAGGACAGCGAGTTCTCCGACGAGCTGTTCATGAGCCGCTACAACAGCGACCTCGCCAACGATCTGGGCAACTTGCTCAATCGGGTGCTGACGATGACGCCGCGCTATTGCGGCGAGACCTTTCCCGCCCGAACCATCGAGGAAGCTCCGGAGAAGGAGCTCGAAGCGGTTTGGGCGGAAACCGAGGAGCAGGTCGTGACCCTCTACGAGGAGTTTCAGTTTCACAAAGCCCTCGAGCTGACCTTCAATTTCATCCGCTCCATCAATCGCTATGCCGAGCAACGTTCGCCTTGGAAGCTGGCCAAGTCGGATGACGAAAAGGACAAGCAGATCGTGGCGACTTCGCTTTCGCTGATGGCGGAGGCCCTGCGGCGAGCGGTCGGCTTGATCGAGCCCGTGATGCCTGAAACGACCAAGCGTGTGTATTCGCTGCTTGGCTACAAGACCGATGCGGTTTGGCGCGAGCGCCTCAAGGCGTCGGACGCGTTGACTGGCTGCAAGGTGGGCGAACGCGTTATCCTTTTCCCTAAGCCGCAACGCGAAAAGTAG
- a CDS encoding prepilin-type N-terminal cleavage/methylation domain-containing protein, whose protein sequence is MNTPAPKTSNRGYTLVEVMIALGIFSLIMAGTTAFLINTSNFAAYTEGKLLVNRDIRAFTSELSDFATYSNYFVIYKSFSDRTVVDEGGSGDFMVLAFVDDDDPSLYTQLIGFYRSATETTEGPVQKFSIAFDPPSDQPLADLLPASSSAGSHEEIIELSRGLSDGRLFYNFFNRSITVQGEILHEGNLAKRATNTYNFTVSPRG, encoded by the coding sequence ATGAACACGCCCGCCCCCAAAACCAGCAACCGCGGCTACACCTTGGTCGAAGTGATGATCGCCCTAGGTATCTTCAGCCTAATCATGGCAGGAACCACCGCCTTCCTGATCAATACCTCCAATTTCGCTGCGTACACCGAAGGCAAGCTACTGGTCAACCGCGACATCAGAGCCTTCACCAGCGAGCTCTCCGACTTCGCCACCTACTCCAACTACTTCGTCATCTACAAGTCCTTCTCCGACCGCACCGTGGTCGACGAAGGCGGCTCAGGCGACTTCATGGTGCTGGCATTCGTGGACGATGACGATCCATCGCTCTATACCCAGCTCATCGGCTTCTATCGTTCCGCTACCGAGACCACCGAAGGTCCCGTGCAAAAGTTCTCTATCGCCTTCGATCCTCCCTCCGACCAGCCCCTGGCCGACCTGCTGCCAGCATCCAGCTCCGCGGGCAGCCACGAGGAGATCATCGAGCTCTCCCGCGGTCTGAGCGACGGGCGGCTCTTCTACAACTTCTTCAATCGCAGCATCACGGTGCAGGGCGAGATCCTGCACGAAGGCAATCTCGCCAAACGGGCGACCAACACCTACAATTTCACCGTCTCGCCGAGAGGATAA
- the gatB gene encoding Asp-tRNA(Asn)/Glu-tRNA(Gln) amidotransferase subunit GatB yields MEYEAVIGLEVHVQIKTESKIFTRCRQGYGYEPNTLVDAVIMGLPGALPVMNKASLDGIIKAGLALNCVIPDYCKWDRKNYFYPDSPNNYQITQYDKPICEGGYVEIELPGENRGVMGEHKKIQLTRIHLENDVGKLNHFSEDSLVDYNRAGSSLMEIVSEPDMHSGEEAFAFLTAIRQTMIYCGISDCDMEKGQMRADANISVRPVGQKELGTKIELKNLNSITGVKNGIDYEIKRQISELKRGKQQVQATWRWNADLGRTELMREKEDAHDYRYFPDPDLMPVEIDDEWRQRLRDEIPELPWDKQRRFMKEYGLPYTITCVLVPDRKLSDWFESAAKQAPKSAQALGNLVANDLLREMGEAGISLDECKITPDSLLTLVRAVEKGVVPKNVANKDVFPEMFKTGETADQVIERKGLKPDFDEGQVRAWCQEAIDENPRPVEDFRSGNDKALNALLGPVMKKSRGKANPQLVQKLIRELLG; encoded by the coding sequence ATGGAATACGAAGCAGTTATCGGACTGGAAGTCCATGTTCAGATCAAGACCGAGTCGAAGATCTTCACCCGTTGTCGCCAAGGTTATGGATACGAGCCAAACACGCTTGTCGACGCCGTGATCATGGGCCTGCCAGGGGCGTTGCCGGTGATGAACAAGGCGTCGCTAGATGGCATCATCAAGGCGGGTCTGGCTCTCAATTGCGTCATTCCCGACTACTGCAAGTGGGACCGGAAGAACTACTTTTATCCAGATAGCCCGAACAACTACCAGATCACTCAGTACGACAAGCCGATCTGCGAAGGCGGCTATGTCGAGATCGAGTTGCCCGGAGAAAACCGTGGCGTGATGGGAGAGCATAAGAAGATCCAGCTCACCCGCATCCATTTGGAGAACGACGTAGGAAAGCTGAACCACTTTTCCGAGGACAGCTTGGTGGACTACAATCGCGCTGGGTCTTCCTTGATGGAGATCGTGAGCGAGCCGGACATGCATTCCGGCGAGGAGGCGTTCGCCTTTCTGACCGCCATCCGGCAGACTATGATCTATTGCGGGATTTCGGACTGCGACATGGAAAAGGGGCAGATGCGCGCGGATGCCAACATTTCGGTTCGTCCGGTGGGGCAGAAGGAGCTCGGAACGAAGATCGAGCTCAAGAACCTCAATAGCATTACGGGCGTGAAGAACGGCATCGACTACGAGATCAAGCGTCAGATCAGCGAGCTAAAGCGTGGCAAGCAGCAGGTCCAAGCCACCTGGCGCTGGAACGCGGACCTCGGTCGCACGGAGCTGATGCGCGAGAAGGAGGACGCTCACGACTACCGCTATTTCCCCGATCCGGATCTGATGCCGGTGGAGATCGATGATGAATGGCGGCAGCGCTTGCGCGACGAGATTCCCGAGCTTCCGTGGGATAAGCAGCGCCGCTTCATGAAAGAGTACGGTCTGCCCTATACCATCACCTGCGTGCTTGTGCCGGACCGCAAATTGAGCGATTGGTTCGAGTCCGCGGCCAAGCAGGCTCCCAAGAGCGCTCAGGCCTTAGGAAATCTGGTGGCCAACGACCTGTTGCGCGAGATGGGCGAGGCGGGGATCTCGCTCGACGAGTGCAAGATCACTCCGGACTCGCTGCTGACGCTGGTCCGAGCGGTGGAAAAGGGCGTCGTGCCCAAGAACGTGGCCAACAAGGACGTGTTTCCCGAAATGTTCAAGACCGGCGAAACGGCGGATCAGGTCATCGAGCGAAAGGGACTGAAGCCGGACTTCGACGAAGGTCAGGTCAGGGCCTGGTGCCAGGAGGCCATCGACGAGAATCCGCGCCCAGTGGAGGATTTTCGTTCCGGAAACGACAAGGCGCTCAACGCCTTGCTGGGGCCGGTGATGAAAAAAAGCCGCGGCAAGGCGAATCCGCAGCTCGTGCAGAAGCTGATTCGCGAGCTGCTGGGATAG
- a CDS encoding prepilin-type N-terminal cleavage/methylation domain-containing protein — translation MNPAPPLPKKSIHASLSRSDGYSLIELMIATVILSLLAFGTLSGLLQVRRLTEGSIQLGTATAVAQGYIEQMKNMEYSLLDQSSIEELINQGAADSLAVSPMPADPEAGNENSDILNTRLIDINNTPDDEADDLAINYVVYVEDITNEAAGVSDARRIILRWSYQNPGPGSAQSVGNTLYAIRSRVPTF, via the coding sequence ATGAACCCTGCTCCGCCATTACCCAAAAAAAGCATCCATGCCTCCTTGTCGCGAAGCGACGGTTACTCGCTGATCGAGCTGATGATCGCCACCGTCATTCTGAGTCTTCTCGCTTTCGGGACCTTGAGCGGACTCCTGCAGGTGCGGCGTCTCACGGAGGGGTCCATCCAACTTGGCACCGCAACCGCCGTGGCTCAGGGCTACATCGAGCAAATGAAGAACATGGAGTACTCCCTGCTCGACCAGAGCTCCATCGAGGAACTGATCAACCAGGGAGCGGCCGATAGCCTAGCGGTTTCGCCGATGCCGGCCGACCCCGAAGCGGGAAACGAAAACTCGGACATCCTGAACACCCGCCTGATCGACATCAACAACACGCCCGACGACGAAGCGGACGATCTCGCCATCAACTACGTGGTCTACGTGGAAGACATCACCAACGAAGCGGCCGGCGTCAGCGACGCCCGACGCATCATCCTGCGCTGGTCCTACCAGAACCCCGGACCGGGAAGCGCCCAATCGGTCGGAAACACCCTCTACGCCATCCGATCCCGCGTCCCAACTTTTTAA